The Prunus persica cultivar Lovell chromosome G7, Prunus_persica_NCBIv2, whole genome shotgun sequence genome has a segment encoding these proteins:
- the LOC18771005 gene encoding syntaxin-132, whose translation MNDLLKDSFEIPRGQASRDGDIELGTNGSMNSGEFGLENFFKKVQEIEKQNEKLNKLLKKLQDAHEESKAVTKAPSMKSIKQRMEKDVDEVGKIARWIKSKIEELDKENLANRQKPGCGKGTGVDRSRTATTLALKKKLKDKMAEFQTLRETIHQEYREVVERRVFTVTGTRADEETIERLIETGDSEQIFQKAIQEQGRGQIMDTLAEIQERHDAVRDLERKLLDLQQIFLDMAVLVDAQGDLLDNIETQVSSAVDHVQQGNTALQKAKKLQKSSRKWMCIAILILLIIVIIIVVAVLKPWNSNKGA comes from the exons ATGAACGACCTGCTAAAG GATTCTTTTGAGATCCCTCGGGGTCAAGCATCTAGAGATGGAGATATCGAACTAGGAACAAATGGTTCAATGAATTCTGGAGAATTTGGTTTGGagaatttctttaaaaag GTTCAAGAGATTGAGAAGCAAAATGAGAAGCTTAATAAGCTCCTGAAAAAACTCCAG GATGCACATGAGGAGTCCAAGGCTGTGACTAAGGCTCCTTCAATGAAAT CAATCAAGCAGCGGATGGAGAAAGATGTCGATGAAGTTGGAAAAATTGCTCGTTGGATAAAGTcaaaaattgaagaacttGACAAAGAG AATTTAGCAAATAGACAAAAGCCTGGGTGCGGAAAAGGAACAGGTGTAGATCGATCCCGAACAGCAACAACCCT tgccttgaaaaaaaaattaaaggacaaGATGGCTGAATTTCAG ACTCTAAGAGAAACCATCCATCAAGAGTATCGGGAGGTTGTCGAGAGGCGAGTTTTTACAG TAACGGGCACAAGAGCTGATGAAGAG ACAATTGAAAGATTAATTGAGACAGGAGACAGTGaacaaatttttcaaaaggCAATCCAGGAACAAGGACGAGGCCAg ATAATGGACACTCTGGCAGAGATTCAAGAGCGCCATGATGCGGTTAGAGATCTTGAGAGGAAGCTTCTTGATTTACAACAG ATATTTCTGGATATGGCGGTGTTGGTGGATGCACAAGGGGACTTACTTGACAACATAGAAACCCAG GTATCGAGTGCAGTAGATCATGTACAGCAAGGGAATACAGCTCTTCAGAAGGCGAAGAAGCTACAGAAGAGTTCCAGGAAATGGATGTGCATTGCAATCCTCATCCTTCTCATCATTGTTATAATCATTGTGGTGGCCGTGCTCAAGCCGTGGAATAGCAACAAGGGCGCTTAG